A window of Streptomyces sp. DG1A-41 contains these coding sequences:
- a CDS encoding trypsin-like peptidase domain-containing protein: MKRVLSIAVVLVALTSASTAVADDGGGPFGVTVTAGAGAGSARVGVLVPADRATRPAGGHFCTASVVRAPYRNLVVTAAHCLDGRGGLVFVPGYRDGRAPYGVWKVKRRFLPRGWVAGRGEDSDVAFAVVAPRGGKGVEDVVGGYRLATGTATGATAVTMTGYPDSRETPISCTNRPTAHSPTQQRIECPGFAGGTSGSPWVNGDGQVVGILGGHDDGGTTPDVSYSVVLGAEVERLYREAAGDP, translated from the coding sequence ATGAAGCGCGTCCTCTCCATTGCCGTGGTTCTTGTCGCCCTCACCTCAGCGTCCACCGCGGTGGCCGACGACGGGGGCGGGCCCTTCGGGGTGACCGTCACCGCGGGGGCGGGTGCGGGGAGCGCGCGGGTCGGGGTGCTCGTCCCCGCCGATCGGGCGACGCGGCCCGCCGGCGGGCACTTCTGCACCGCGTCCGTGGTGCGGGCGCCGTACCGGAATCTCGTCGTCACCGCAGCGCACTGCCTGGACGGGCGTGGGGGGCTCGTGTTCGTGCCGGGGTATCGGGACGGCCGTGCGCCTTACGGGGTGTGGAAGGTGAAGCGGCGGTTCCTGCCCCGTGGGTGGGTGGCGGGGCGGGGGGAGGACAGCGACGTGGCGTTCGCCGTCGTCGCGCCGCGGGGCGGGAAGGGAGTCGAGGACGTCGTCGGTGGGTACCGGCTCGCCACCGGTACGGCGACGGGGGCGACGGCGGTCACCATGACCGGATATCCCGACTCCCGCGAGACGCCCATCAGCTGTACCAACAGGCCCACCGCGCACAGTCCCACCCAGCAGCGCATCGAGTGCCCGGGGTTCGCCGGCGGCACCAGCGGGAGTCCCTGGGTGAACGGGGACGGGCAGGTCGTGGGGATCCTCGGCGGCCATGACGACGGCGGGACGACGCCCGACGTGTCCTACAGCGTGGTGCTCGGTGCGGAGGTGGAGCGGTTGTACCGGGAGGCGGCGGGCGACCCGTGA
- a CDS encoding phosphatase PAP2 family protein, producing MAGLAASGSNPDVDLLYDINGLAKDAPPWFDRVMEFVGEYGLLLAIVLLVIGCWWSVRRRGEGDAAASVAALIWAPLAAGIAVLVNVPIRGFVERPRPFLDHQGLEVLVRGKTDYSFVSDHATIVMAMAVGLFVANRKFGLVALVLAVFGGFIRVYMGVHYPTDVVGGFALGTAVALLLSPVAMALLTPVTRAVERSPRVGWLVRAGRGADGDGSDAVVPGARSERAGAGASERDLAA from the coding sequence ATGGCTGGACTCGCCGCATCCGGGTCGAACCCCGACGTCGACCTGCTCTATGACATCAATGGCCTGGCCAAGGACGCGCCGCCGTGGTTCGACCGGGTCATGGAGTTCGTGGGCGAGTACGGGTTGTTGCTCGCCATCGTCCTGCTCGTGATCGGGTGCTGGTGGTCCGTGCGGCGCCGGGGCGAGGGGGACGCGGCGGCTTCCGTCGCGGCGCTGATCTGGGCGCCGCTCGCGGCGGGGATCGCCGTGCTGGTCAACGTGCCGATACGGGGGTTCGTGGAGCGGCCCCGGCCGTTCCTCGACCATCAGGGGCTCGAGGTGCTCGTCAGGGGCAAGACCGACTACTCGTTCGTGAGCGACCACGCGACGATCGTCATGGCGATGGCGGTCGGGCTGTTCGTCGCGAACCGGAAGTTCGGGCTGGTGGCGTTGGTGCTGGCCGTGTTCGGAGGGTTCATTCGCGTCTACATGGGTGTGCACTACCCGACGGATGTCGTGGGTGGGTTCGCGCTGGGGACGGCTGTGGCGTTGCTGTTGTCGCCGGTGGCGATGGCGCTGTTGACACCGGTTACCCGGGCTGTTGAGCGGTCGCCTCGGGTGGGGTGGCTTGTGCGGGCTGGGCGTGGGGCCGACGGTGATGGGTCGGATGCGGTGGTTCCCGGGGCTCGGAGTGAGCGGGCCGGGGCAGGGGCGTCTGAGCGGGACCTTGCTGCGTGA
- a CDS encoding type IV secretory system conjugative DNA transfer family protein, which translates to MRPDDRRSRHETQGGIPDGLLVGILAFLLGMTLLVWTATGLAALFAHGSWPSGVTFTRTPLAMRGLIAQPHDIPGAWPDTPPGELSGYGLFWGLFIGQLMVLVVLTVFVMGTVARWRAVRARRRAERAAATGERAGGAYDTGAPTPHEAPARPQHDVSAPAQHGTPASTQHDVPTPTQPTTSASAQHDVPTPRRAAPEPTRLAEPTAPLAPTPAATPATPASLFTQERVGRWEKILVAPRESRQTTATQAVRDAEGPALVVTSNPALWQETKDARAKLGPTHLYDPTHLCATPARLHWSPTAGCEDKVTATGRAAALLTPVRPTAKLDQALSDTAETILRSYLHAAAIDGRTIRHVHRWSQGTQIQDAVRILRTNPKAAPGSAGELEGALTAHPERRDMAQQLTTRALAALSTVNIREACTPNRTDALALDSFVHEGGTLYVVGESIEDPRTKPGAMPLLTALVSSVVERGRRMAERSSSGRLDPPFTLVLDDVAAVAPLPQLPELLATGADRGMPTLALLRSREQGRARWPHDELPV; encoded by the coding sequence GTGAGACCGGACGACCGCCGCAGCCGGCACGAGACCCAGGGAGGCATCCCCGACGGCCTGCTGGTCGGCATACTCGCGTTCCTCCTCGGCATGACCCTGCTGGTGTGGACGGCCACCGGCCTCGCCGCCCTGTTCGCCCACGGCTCCTGGCCGTCCGGCGTCACCTTCACCCGCACGCCCCTCGCCATGCGCGGCCTCATCGCCCAGCCCCACGACATCCCCGGCGCCTGGCCCGACACACCCCCCGGCGAACTCTCCGGCTACGGCCTGTTCTGGGGCCTGTTCATCGGCCAGCTGATGGTCCTGGTCGTCCTGACGGTGTTCGTCATGGGCACGGTGGCCCGCTGGAGGGCGGTCCGGGCGAGGCGCCGGGCGGAGAGGGCGGCGGCGACTGGGGAGCGTGCAGGGGGCGCGTACGACACCGGCGCACCGACGCCGCACGAGGCCCCGGCACGACCGCAGCACGACGTATCGGCACCCGCCCAGCACGGGACACCGGCCTCGACACAGCACGACGTGCCGACGCCGACGCAGCCGACCACCTCCGCGTCGGCCCAGCACGACGTCCCCACCCCCCGCCGCGCGGCCCCCGAGCCCACACGCCTCGCGGAGCCGACCGCACCCCTGGCCCCCACCCCGGCGGCCACGCCCGCGACCCCCGCTTCCCTGTTCACCCAGGAACGGGTCGGCCGGTGGGAGAAAATCCTCGTAGCCCCAAGGGAATCCCGCCAGACCACCGCCACCCAAGCGGTGCGCGACGCGGAGGGCCCCGCCCTGGTCGTCACCTCGAACCCCGCCCTCTGGCAGGAGACAAAGGACGCCCGGGCCAAACTGGGCCCCACCCACCTCTACGACCCCACCCACCTCTGCGCCACACCAGCCCGCCTCCACTGGTCCCCCACGGCCGGCTGCGAGGACAAGGTCACAGCCACGGGAAGAGCAGCCGCCCTTCTCACCCCCGTCCGCCCCACCGCCAAGCTCGACCAAGCCCTCAGCGACACAGCCGAGACCATCCTGCGGAGCTACCTGCACGCCGCCGCCATCGACGGCCGCACCATCCGCCACGTCCACCGCTGGTCCCAGGGCACCCAGATCCAGGACGCCGTACGCATCCTCCGTACCAACCCCAAGGCCGCCCCCGGCTCCGCGGGCGAACTCGAAGGCGCCCTCACCGCCCACCCCGAACGCCGGGACATGGCCCAGCAGCTGACGACCCGTGCCCTCGCGGCCCTCTCCACCGTCAACATCCGCGAAGCCTGCACGCCCAACCGAACTGATGCCCTCGCCCTGGATTCCTTCGTCCACGAAGGGGGCACGCTTTATGTGGTGGGTGAATCCATCGAGGACCCCAGGACCAAGCCGGGCGCGATGCCCCTCCTGACGGCCCTCGTCTCCAGCGTGGTCGAGCGCGGCCGGCGCATGGCCGAACGGTCATCCTCCGGTCGCCTCGACCCACCATTCACGCTCGTCCTGGACGACGTCGCCGCCGTGGCCCCGCTCCCCCAGCTCCCGGAGCTGCTGGCCACCGGAGCGGACCGGGGCATGCCGACCCTGGCGTTGCTCCGGTCCCGCGAACAGGGCCGCGCCCGCTGGCCGCACGACGAACTACCCGTCTGA
- a CDS encoding NlpC/P60 family protein: MTVRKAWIVATVAISSALAFVMLLVVGVYIVAGNLANGVGGGAKALAKGSVPAAYSALVQKWGNLCPAISPALLAAQLYQESGFNPRAQSHAAAQGIAQFIPGTWATHGIDGDGDGDRDVWDPKDAIPSAASYDCELASYVKKVGGNLTENMLAAYNAGAYAVIKYGGVPPYSETRNYVKRITTLSESFAAPVGRVDPSEQAAGAIEYAQTKLGTPYLWGGTGTAEQGGRFDCSGLTQAAYETVGIKLPRVANDQYNAGPHPARDELLPGDLVFFSDDLTNSRAIRHVGIYVGGGYMIDAPRTGAVIRFDPIDTPDYFGATRVTEDGAKALPTTV, encoded by the coding sequence TTGACGGTGCGTAAGGCATGGATCGTGGCGACTGTTGCGATCAGCTCCGCCCTGGCCTTCGTGATGCTGCTCGTCGTCGGGGTCTACATCGTCGCCGGGAACCTGGCCAACGGGGTCGGCGGTGGGGCGAAAGCGCTGGCCAAGGGGTCGGTGCCCGCCGCGTACTCGGCCCTCGTGCAGAAGTGGGGCAACCTCTGCCCCGCCATCAGCCCGGCCCTGCTCGCCGCCCAGCTCTACCAGGAGAGCGGGTTCAACCCGAGGGCCCAGAGCCACGCCGCCGCCCAGGGGATAGCGCAGTTCATTCCCGGTACGTGGGCCACGCACGGCATCGACGGCGACGGCGACGGCGACCGGGACGTGTGGGACCCGAAGGACGCGATTCCCTCCGCCGCGTCGTACGACTGCGAACTCGCGTCGTACGTGAAGAAAGTCGGCGGGAACCTGACCGAAAACATGCTGGCCGCTTACAACGCGGGGGCGTACGCGGTGATCAAGTACGGGGGCGTGCCGCCGTACAGCGAGACCCGGAACTACGTGAAGAGGATCACGACACTCTCCGAGAGCTTCGCGGCGCCCGTCGGGCGGGTCGACCCCTCCGAGCAGGCCGCCGGCGCCATCGAGTACGCGCAGACGAAGCTCGGCACGCCCTACCTGTGGGGCGGCACCGGCACCGCTGAGCAGGGCGGACGCTTCGACTGCTCGGGACTGACCCAGGCCGCCTACGAGACCGTGGGCATCAAGCTGCCGCGTGTCGCCAACGACCAGTACAACGCCGGGCCGCACCCCGCGCGGGACGAACTGCTCCCCGGCGACCTCGTGTTCTTCTCGGACGACCTCACCAATTCGCGTGCGATCCGGCATGTCGGCATTTATGTCGGAGGCGGGTACATGATCGACGCGCCGCGAACGGGTGCGGTGATCCGGTTCGACCCGATCGACACCCCCGACTACTTCGGGGCCACCCGGGTGACCGAAGATGGCGCGAAAGCACTGCCCACGACGGTGTGA
- a CDS encoding SCO6880 family protein, with translation MTTESHVSHPVTPRRTYLIGRARPNAIIGRNRETGEIALIVIGAFLGMMCGLLVPVLSLRIVLLAGFPMLALAAVYVPYKHRTFYKWFEINRSYKRTLKQGTTYRSAVIEAGTRLDGREVEIGPPPGIGRITWLAAPFGPDEIAVLLHADRKTVTAAIEIEGPGVGLRDSEDQEALVDRFGTLLKHVANGDGFVTRLQMLARTLPADPDAHAKDVAVRGDDKAPPWLQQSYDQLQSMVSTSSEQHRAYLVACMHYTRDLAAEANAMARAARAHGGKADRDAGLAVVMARELTDICSRLQEADIRVRQPLGQSRLSSLIHSMYDPDHPIDHIQAMTKRNAWPAELDAMEPTYLQAKTRESSTRAPWCHATAWVKEWPMTPVGVNFLAPLLVHTPDVIRTVAVTMDLEPTEVAIERMLTEKTNDEAEASRAAKMNRTVDPRDVAANSRLDQRGEDLASGAAGVNLVGYITVSSRSPEALARDKRTIRASAGKSYLKLEWCDREHHRAFVNTLPFATGIRR, from the coding sequence TTGACGACCGAGTCCCACGTGTCCCATCCGGTCACGCCCCGCCGGACATATCTGATCGGCCGCGCCCGGCCCAACGCGATCATCGGCCGCAACCGCGAGACCGGCGAGATCGCGCTGATCGTCATCGGCGCGTTCCTCGGCATGATGTGCGGGCTCCTCGTCCCCGTGCTGTCCCTGCGCATCGTGCTGCTCGCCGGATTCCCGATGCTGGCGCTGGCCGCCGTGTACGTGCCGTACAAGCACCGCACGTTCTACAAGTGGTTCGAGATCAACCGCAGCTACAAGCGGACCCTGAAGCAGGGCACCACCTACCGCTCCGCCGTCATCGAGGCCGGGACCCGGCTGGACGGGCGCGAGGTCGAGATCGGACCGCCCCCGGGCATCGGCCGGATCACCTGGCTGGCCGCCCCCTTCGGCCCCGACGAGATCGCCGTCCTGCTGCACGCCGACCGCAAGACCGTCACCGCCGCCATCGAGATCGAGGGCCCCGGCGTCGGTCTGCGCGACAGCGAGGACCAGGAGGCCCTCGTCGACCGCTTCGGCACCCTGCTCAAGCACGTGGCCAACGGCGACGGCTTCGTCACCCGCCTCCAGATGCTCGCCCGCACCCTCCCCGCCGACCCGGACGCCCACGCCAAGGACGTCGCCGTCCGCGGGGACGACAAGGCACCGCCGTGGCTCCAGCAGTCGTACGACCAGCTCCAGTCGATGGTGTCCACCAGCAGCGAGCAGCACCGCGCCTACCTCGTCGCCTGCATGCACTACACCCGCGACCTCGCCGCCGAGGCCAACGCCATGGCCCGGGCCGCCCGCGCCCACGGCGGCAAGGCCGACCGGGACGCCGGACTCGCCGTCGTCATGGCCCGCGAGCTCACCGACATCTGCTCGCGCCTCCAGGAGGCCGACATCCGCGTACGGCAGCCGCTCGGCCAGAGCAGACTGTCCTCGCTGATCCACTCCATGTACGACCCGGACCACCCGATCGACCACATCCAGGCGATGACGAAACGCAACGCCTGGCCGGCCGAGCTGGACGCCATGGAGCCCACCTACCTCCAGGCCAAGACCCGCGAGTCCTCCACCCGCGCCCCCTGGTGCCACGCCACCGCCTGGGTGAAGGAGTGGCCGATGACCCCCGTCGGCGTCAACTTCCTCGCCCCGCTGCTCGTCCACACCCCGGACGTCATCCGCACGGTCGCCGTCACCATGGACCTCGAACCCACCGAGGTCGCCATCGAGCGCATGCTGACGGAGAAGACCAACGACGAGGCCGAGGCGTCCCGCGCCGCCAAGATGAACCGCACCGTCGACCCGCGCGACGTGGCGGCGAACTCCCGGCTCGACCAGCGCGGCGAGGACCTCGCCAGCGGCGCCGCCGGCGTCAACCTCGTCGGCTACATCACCGTCTCCTCCCGCTCCCCCGAAGCCCTCGCCCGCGACAAGCGGACGATAAGGGCCTCGGCCGGAAAGTCGTACCTGAAGCTGGAATGGTGCGACCGTGAGCACCACCGCGCCTTCGTGAACACCCTTCCCTTCGCCACCGGCATTCGGAGGTAG
- a CDS encoding ABC transporter ATP-binding protein: MLTAHELTKRYGDRTVVTDLSFTVRPGTVTGFLGPNGAGKSTTMRMILGLDAPTRGHATVGGRSYTTHPAPLTEVGALLEARSVHPGRTAYHHLRALAHTHGIPSARVEQVLGLTGLTDVAHRRVKGFSLGMGQRLGIAAALLGDPATLILDEPVNGLDPEGVLWIRNLLKSLAAEGRTVFVSSHLMSEMALTAEHLVIIGRGRLLADTTVTDFVRDSGAGTVKVVTPQAADLVRLLTAPGVDITTDTPGTLQVRGTDAERIGRTAAVHGIPLYELTPNAASLEEAFMDLTRDAVEYTATLEGAAA; the protein is encoded by the coding sequence ATGCTGACGGCACACGAACTCACCAAACGCTACGGCGACCGGACGGTCGTCACGGACCTGTCCTTCACCGTCCGCCCCGGCACCGTCACCGGCTTCCTCGGCCCGAACGGCGCCGGCAAGTCCACGACCATGCGGATGATCCTCGGCCTCGACGCCCCCACCCGCGGCCACGCCACCGTGGGCGGACGCTCCTACACCACCCACCCCGCACCCCTCACCGAGGTCGGCGCCCTCCTGGAGGCCCGCTCCGTCCACCCCGGCCGCACCGCCTACCACCACCTGCGCGCCCTCGCCCACACCCACGGCATCCCCAGCGCACGAGTCGAACAGGTCCTCGGCCTCACCGGCCTGACCGACGTCGCCCACCGCCGCGTCAAGGGCTTCTCCCTCGGCATGGGACAGCGCCTCGGCATCGCCGCCGCCCTCCTCGGCGACCCGGCCACGCTCATCCTCGACGAGCCCGTCAACGGCCTCGACCCCGAGGGCGTGCTGTGGATCCGCAACCTCCTCAAGTCCCTCGCCGCCGAGGGCCGCACGGTCTTCGTCTCCTCCCACCTGATGAGCGAGATGGCCCTCACCGCCGAGCACCTGGTCATCATCGGCCGCGGCCGCCTCCTCGCCGACACCACGGTCACCGACTTCGTACGCGACTCCGGCGCGGGCACCGTCAAGGTCGTCACCCCGCAGGCCGCCGACCTCGTACGCCTCCTCACCGCACCCGGCGTCGACATCACCACCGACACACCCGGCACCCTCCAGGTCCGCGGCACGGACGCCGAGCGCATCGGCCGCACGGCAGCCGTCCACGGCATCCCCCTCTACGAACTGACCCCCAACGCCGCCTCCCTGGAAGAGGCCTTCATGGACCTCACCCGTGACGCGGTGGAGTACACGGCGACCCTCGAAGGAGCGGCAGCATGA
- a CDS encoding GNAT family N-acetyltransferase, whose translation MSYVIRSVRADEWVAAKELRLAALRDPVAHLAFLETYDEAAARPDSFWQERTAGAAEGADAAQQIIAEGPDGQWVGTLTVLVEDPGTTDWAGFPVERKQGHLVGVFVRPEERGSGLTEVLFDAALEWAWGRGLERVRLIVHEENGRAQRFYRRAGFVPSGVTVPLGESGERELEFVLERGSVGVPFSDG comes from the coding sequence ATGAGCTATGTGATCCGGTCCGTCCGTGCTGATGAGTGGGTCGCGGCGAAGGAGCTGCGGCTCGCGGCGCTGCGGGACCCGGTGGCGCACCTGGCCTTCCTGGAGACCTACGACGAGGCCGCGGCCAGGCCGGACTCCTTCTGGCAGGAGCGGACGGCCGGTGCCGCCGAAGGGGCGGACGCGGCGCAGCAGATCATCGCCGAGGGGCCCGACGGGCAGTGGGTGGGGACGCTGACCGTGCTCGTGGAGGATCCCGGGACGACGGACTGGGCCGGGTTTCCGGTGGAGCGGAAGCAGGGGCATCTGGTCGGCGTGTTCGTACGGCCCGAGGAGCGCGGGAGCGGGCTGACCGAGGTGCTGTTCGACGCGGCCCTGGAGTGGGCGTGGGGGCGGGGTCTTGAGCGGGTGCGGCTCATCGTGCACGAGGAGAACGGGCGGGCGCAGCGGTTCTATCGCCGGGCCGGGTTCGTGCCGAGCGGGGTGACCGTGCCGCTCGGGGAGTCGGGGGAGCGGGAGTTGGAGTTCGTGCTCGAGCGGGGCTCTGTGGGTGTGCCCTTCTCAGACGGGTAG
- a CDS encoding S53 family peptidase, which translates to MRTTPHNSPAGRRRWRRIGAAVTATAALLLTGLTTAAHAEATPAAPAKVTWTRSCALPRHPGEMACNALRVTGGRTAFQQQHGISPTAADASTPSGYGPSDLRNAYGLTSAATSNGTGRTIAIVDAYDDPNAESDLGAYRSHYGLPACTSANGCFKKVGQTGSTTSLPAPNSGWAAEISLDLDMASAICPNCHILLVEAKSATMANLGTAVNEAVSLGAKYVSNSYGGGESSSDATYDSAYFNHPGVAITVSAGDGGYGAEYPAASQYVTAVGGTRLSASSTTRGWTESVWRTSSTEGTGSGCSAYDAKPAWQTDTGCAKRMIADVSAVADPATGVSVYDTYGADGQGWATYGGTSASAPIIASVYALAGTPSSGSYPAKFPYANTSALNDVTSGSNGTCTISYFCTARTGYDGPTGWGTPNGVGAFTG; encoded by the coding sequence TTGCGCACGACACCGCACAACTCCCCCGCCGGCCGCCGCAGATGGCGCCGCATCGGCGCCGCCGTCACCGCCACTGCCGCACTCCTCCTCACCGGCCTCACCACCGCCGCCCACGCGGAGGCCACCCCGGCCGCCCCCGCCAAGGTCACCTGGACCCGCTCCTGCGCGCTCCCCCGGCACCCGGGCGAGATGGCCTGCAACGCCCTTCGCGTCACGGGCGGCCGCACCGCCTTCCAGCAGCAGCACGGCATCTCACCCACGGCCGCCGACGCCTCCACCCCCTCCGGCTACGGCCCCTCCGACCTCCGGAACGCCTACGGCCTGACCTCCGCCGCCACGAGCAACGGCACCGGCCGGACCATCGCCATCGTCGACGCCTACGACGACCCCAACGCCGAGTCCGACCTCGGCGCCTACCGCTCGCACTACGGCCTGCCCGCCTGCACCAGCGCCAACGGCTGTTTCAAGAAGGTCGGCCAGACCGGCTCCACGACCTCCCTACCCGCCCCCAACAGCGGCTGGGCCGCCGAGATCTCCCTCGACCTCGACATGGCCAGCGCGATCTGCCCGAACTGCCACATCCTCCTCGTCGAGGCCAAGTCCGCCACCATGGCCAACCTGGGCACGGCCGTCAACGAGGCCGTCAGCCTGGGCGCCAAGTACGTCTCCAACAGCTACGGCGGCGGCGAGTCCTCCTCCGACGCGACGTACGACTCCGCCTACTTCAACCACCCGGGCGTCGCCATCACCGTCAGCGCGGGCGACGGGGGCTACGGCGCCGAGTACCCTGCGGCGTCGCAGTACGTGACGGCCGTGGGCGGCACCAGGCTCTCCGCCTCCTCCACCACCCGCGGCTGGACGGAGAGCGTCTGGCGGACCAGCAGCACCGAAGGCACCGGCTCCGGCTGCTCCGCCTACGACGCCAAGCCCGCCTGGCAGACCGACACCGGCTGCGCCAAGCGCATGATCGCCGACGTCTCCGCCGTCGCCGACCCGGCGACCGGTGTCTCCGTCTACGACACCTACGGCGCCGACGGCCAGGGCTGGGCCACCTACGGCGGCACCAGCGCCTCCGCCCCGATCATCGCCAGCGTCTACGCCCTGGCGGGCACCCCCTCCAGCGGCTCCTACCCGGCGAAGTTCCCCTACGCGAACACCTCCGCCCTGAACGACGTCACCAGCGGCAGCAACGGCACCTGCACCATCAGCTACTTCTGCACCGCCCGAACGGGCTACGACGGCCCGACCGGCTGGGGCACCCCGAACGGAGTCGGCGCCTTCACCGGCTGA
- a CDS encoding ATP-binding protein: protein MRDPLSVLTDAFTSFLFGKVETTRLPVRTSTGQAQAVYLPTAAPGLGDSGVIIGREVYSGKGYIYDPFQLYGQQLPAPHWLVLGESGNGKSALEKTYVLRQLRFKDRQVVVLDAQGEDGMGEWNLIAQELGITPIRLDPMAALDMGIRLNPLDPAITTTGQLALLRTIIEVAMGHGLDERSGFALKVAHAYVNETIVERQPVLSDIVEQLRHPEPESAEAMNVAIDDVRAWGLDVALVLDRLVDGDLRGMFDGPTTVGIDLDAPLIVFDLSHIDRNSIAMPILMAIVGVWLEHTWIRPDRKKRIFLVEEAWHIINSPFVAQLFQRLLKFGRRLGLSFVAVVHHLSDVVDGAAAKEAAAILKMASTRTIYAQKADEARATGRVLGLPRWAVEIIPTLTPGIAVWDVNGNVQVVKHLVTETERPLVFTDRAMTESSADLADDDALHAAELEAEERAAAFVEHHLGDSESTVA, encoded by the coding sequence ATGCGGGATCCGCTGTCCGTCCTCACCGACGCCTTCACGTCCTTCCTCTTCGGGAAGGTCGAGACGACCCGGCTCCCGGTGCGCACGTCCACGGGCCAGGCCCAGGCGGTCTACCTGCCGACCGCCGCGCCGGGCCTCGGCGACTCCGGCGTCATCATCGGCCGTGAGGTGTACTCCGGAAAGGGCTACATCTACGACCCCTTCCAGCTCTACGGCCAGCAGCTTCCCGCCCCTCACTGGCTGGTCCTCGGCGAGTCCGGCAACGGCAAGTCGGCGCTGGAGAAGACGTACGTCCTGCGCCAGCTCCGCTTCAAGGACCGCCAGGTCGTCGTCCTGGACGCCCAGGGCGAGGACGGGATGGGTGAATGGAACCTCATCGCCCAGGAGCTGGGGATAACTCCCATCCGCCTGGACCCGATGGCGGCCCTGGACATGGGGATCCGCCTCAACCCGCTCGACCCCGCGATCACGACCACGGGCCAGCTCGCGCTGCTCCGCACGATCATCGAGGTCGCGATGGGCCACGGCCTCGACGAGCGCTCCGGCTTCGCGCTCAAGGTCGCGCACGCCTACGTCAACGAGACGATCGTCGAACGCCAGCCGGTCCTGTCCGACATCGTCGAGCAGCTGCGCCACCCCGAGCCCGAGTCGGCCGAGGCGATGAACGTCGCCATAGACGACGTACGGGCCTGGGGTCTGGACGTGGCACTGGTCCTGGACCGTCTCGTCGACGGTGACCTGCGCGGCATGTTCGACGGCCCCACCACGGTCGGCATCGACCTGGACGCCCCGCTCATCGTCTTCGACCTGTCCCACATCGACCGCAACTCCATCGCCATGCCCATCCTCATGGCGATCGTCGGCGTGTGGCTGGAGCACACCTGGATCCGCCCCGACCGGAAGAAGCGCATCTTCCTGGTCGAGGAGGCCTGGCACATCATCAACAGCCCCTTCGTGGCCCAGCTGTTCCAGCGCCTGCTGAAGTTCGGCCGCCGACTGGGCCTGTCCTTCGTGGCGGTCGTCCACCACCTGTCCGACGTGGTGGACGGCGCGGCGGCGAAGGAGGCGGCGGCGATCCTGAAGATGGCCTCGACGAGAACGATCTACGCCCAGAAGGCGGACGAGGCGAGGGCGACGGGCCGCGTCCTGGGTCTGCCTCGCTGGGCGGTCGAGATCATCCCGACCCTCACCCCCGGCATCGCCGTCTGGGACGTCAACGGCAACGTCCAGGTCGTCAAACACCTGGTCACGGAGACCGAACGCCCCCTGGTCTTCACCGACCGCGCGATGACCGAGTCCTCCGCGGACCTCGCGGACGACGATGCCCTGCACGCCGCCGAACTCGAGGCGGAGGAACGGGCGGCGGCCTTCGTGGAGCACCACCTGGGCGACTCCGAATCCACGGTGGCGTAG
- a CDS encoding ABC transporter permease, with translation MTTATLAYRVTPARVLRSEWHKLWTLRSTWITLIVTSALTAAMGAGLGAAYDGTGEGGMDTVVFVLLGTQFAQINLGVLGILATAGEYSTGQIRATMTAVPRRLPVLLSKAAVLAAIAFPLTLLTNFLTFPLAQSFLSGTDQSAALGDPGVLRALVGNAGGLTLLAVLALGIGALVRSVPMAIGAFIGLIMIVPEVMAMLPYEIVDDAVRYFPGRALETLTTAQPLPGTASPGAALLAMALWTTATLTLAATVLRRRDV, from the coding sequence ATGACCACGGCGACCCTCGCCTACCGCGTGACCCCGGCCCGCGTCCTGCGTTCCGAGTGGCACAAGCTCTGGACCCTGCGCTCCACCTGGATCACCCTCATCGTCACCAGCGCCCTCACCGCCGCCATGGGCGCGGGCCTGGGAGCCGCCTACGACGGCACCGGCGAGGGCGGGATGGACACGGTCGTCTTCGTCCTGCTCGGCACCCAGTTCGCCCAGATCAACCTCGGCGTGCTGGGCATCCTCGCCACGGCCGGCGAATACTCCACGGGCCAGATCCGCGCCACGATGACCGCGGTACCGCGCCGCCTGCCCGTCCTCTTGTCCAAGGCAGCCGTCCTGGCCGCGATCGCCTTCCCCCTCACCCTGCTGACGAACTTCCTCACCTTCCCCCTCGCCCAGTCCTTCCTCTCCGGCACCGACCAGTCCGCCGCCCTCGGCGACCCGGGCGTCCTGCGCGCCCTCGTCGGCAACGCGGGCGGCCTCACCCTCCTCGCCGTCCTCGCCCTCGGCATCGGCGCCCTGGTCCGCTCCGTCCCGATGGCCATCGGCGCCTTCATCGGCCTCATCATGATCGTCCCTGAGGTCATGGCCATGCTCCCGTACGAAATCGTCGACGACGCCGTCCGCTACTTCCCCGGCAGGGCCCTGGAGACCCTCACCACCGCCCAGCCCCTGCCCGGCACGGCCTCCCCCGGCGCCGCCCTGCTCGCCATGGCTCTGTGGACAACGGCGACCCTCACACTGGCCGCTACGGTCCTACGACGCCGAGACGTCTGA